From Diceros bicornis minor isolate mBicDic1 chromosome 16, mDicBic1.mat.cur, whole genome shotgun sequence, one genomic window encodes:
- the POLI gene encoding DNA polymerase iota isoform X3, which translates to MVTCNYEARKLGVKKCMSVRDAKEKCPQLVLVNGEDLTRYREMSYKVTELLEEFSPVVERLGFDENFVDLTVVVEKRLQQLQRDELSALTVSGHVYSNQSVNLQDVLHIRLLVGSQIAAEMREAVYNQLGLTGCAGVASNKLLAKLVSGVFKPNQQTVLLPESSQDLVYSLNHIKKIPGIGYKTTKRLEALGISSVRDLQTFSSKILEKELGLAVAQRIQKLSFGEDDSPVTSSGPPQSFSEEDSFKKCSSEVEVKNKIEELLASLLNRVCQDGRKPHTVRLIIRRHSSEKPWSRESRQCPIPSHVIQKLGTGNYDAMTPMVDIVMKLFRNMVNMKMPFHLTLLSVCFCNLKALNTAKKGTIDYYLTPSLSTTSRSGKRSFKMKDTHMEDFSKDKETNWDFLPTGRIESTRTGESPLDNTHFSEEKDSNEFPLCSLPEGIDQEVFKQLPVDIQEEILSGKSGEKVQGKGSLSCPLHASRGVLSFFSTKQIQDSPLHPRDHLSNSKQMSSVSPCEPGTSGLNSSSSSYLSSQKDYSHYLDSRLKDERMSQGPKESKGFHFSNTNPTVSVFHSFPNLQSEQLFFKNRTTDSHKQPTATVSRHEGLTENREQDSTDEKITFPSDVDPEVFYELPEEVQKELLADWKRT; encoded by the exons ATGGTTACCTGCAACTATGAAGCTAGGAAACTTGGAGTTAAGAAATGTATGAGTGTCAGAGATGCAAAAGAAAAGTGTCCACAACTGGTATTAGTTAATGGAGAAGACTTGACTCGTTACAGAGAGATGTCATATAAGGTTACAG AGTTGTTGGAAGAATTTAGTCCAGTTGTTGAGAGACTCGGATTTGATGAAAATTTTGTGGATCTAACAGTAGTGGTTGAGAAGAGACTACAGCAACTTCAAAGGGATGAACTTTCAGCGCTGACTGTGTCAGGTCATGTATACAGTAATCAGT CCGTAAACCTGCAGGACGTCTTGCACATCAGACTCCTTGTTGGATCTCAGATTGCAGCAGAGATGCGGGAAGCCGTGTACAATCAGCTGGGTCTCACTGGCTGTGCTGGAGTAGCTTCTAATAAATTATTGGCGAAATTAGTTTCTGGTGTCTTTAAACCAAATCAACAAACAGTCTTATTACCTGAAAGTTCTCAAGATCTCGTTTATAGTTTGAACCACATAAAGAAAATACCTG gTATTGGCTATAAAACTACCAAACGTCTTGAAGCTCTGGGTATCAGTAGTGTGCGTGATCTTCAAACCTTTTCATCcaaaatattagaaaaggaaTTAGGACTTGCAGTTGCTCAGCGTATCCAGAAGCTCAGTTTTGGAGAGGATGACTCTCCTGTGACGTCCTCAGGACCACCTCAG TCCTTTAGTGAAgaagattcatttaaaaaatgttcatcaGAAGTTGAAGTTAAAAATAAGATTGAAGAACTACTTGCTAGTCTTTTGAACAG ggTATGCCAAGATGGAAGGAAGCCACATACAGTAAGATTAATAATCCGTCGGCATTCATCTGAAAAGCCCTGGAGCCGTGAGAGTCGTCAGTGCCCTATTCCATCCCACGTAATTCAGAAGTTAGGGACAG gaAATTATGATGCGATGACCCCAATGGTTGATATAGTTATGAAACTTTTTCGAAATATGGTGAATATGAAGATGCCATTTCATCTTACCCTTTTAAGTGTGTGCTTCTGCAACCTTAAAGCACTGAATACTGCTAAGAAAGGGACTATTGATTATTATTTAACACCGTCATTATCAACAACTTCACGCTCTGGCAAGCGCAGTTTT aaaatgaaagacactcATATGGAGGATTTttctaaagacaaagaaacaaattGGGATTTTCTACCAACTGGAAGAATTGAAAGTACAAGAACTGGGGAGTCTCCACTAGATAAcacacatttttctgaagaaaaagaCAGTAATGAATTCCCACTCTGCTCACTTCCTGAGGGTATTGACCAGGAAGTATTTAAGCAGCTTCCAGTAGATATTCAAGAAGAAATCCTTTCTGGAAAATCTGGAGAAAAAGTTCAAGGGAAAGGAAGTTTGAGTTGTCCATTACATGCCTCTAGAGGAGTATTATCTTTCTTTTCCACAAAACAAATACAAGATAGTCCCTTACATCCTAGAGATCATTTATCCAATAGCAAACAGATGTCCTCTGTATCTCCCTGTGAACCGGGAACTTCAGGCTTAAATAGCAGTAGTTCCTCTTATCTGTCTAGCCAAAAGGATTATTCACATTATTTAGACAGTAGATTAAAAGATGAACGAATGAGTCAAGGACCTAAAGAATCTAAAGGATTCCACTTTTCAAATACAAACCCCACTGTATCTGTTTtccactcatttccaaatttGCAGAGTGAGCAACTTTTCTTCAAAAACCGAACTACAGATAGCCATAAGCAACCAACAGCAACAGTCTCTCGGCATGAAGGACTAACAGAAAATAGAGAGCAAGACTCTACTGATGAGAAAATTACTTTTCCTTCTGATGTTGATCCTGAAGTTTTCTATGAACTACCAGAAGAAGTACAAAAAGAGTTGTTGGCTGACTGGAAGAGAACATGA
- the POLI gene encoding DNA polymerase iota isoform X2, with protein METQGVEPEEEGGRDQEEDASRAMERLEAGAAGSSPEPEESDDLLWFHDQLEPAGSSSSRVIVHVDLDCFYAQVEMISNPELKGKPLGVQQKSLMVTCNYEARKLGVKKCMSVRDAKEKCPQLVLVNGEDLTRYREMSYKVTELLEEFSPVVERLGFDENFVDLTVVVEKRLQQLQRDELSALTVSGHVYSNQSVNLQDVLHIRLLVGSQIAAEMREAVYNQLGLTGCAGVASNKLLAKLVSGVFKPNQQTVLLPESSQDLVYSLNHIKKIPGIGYKTTKRLEALGISSVRDLQTFSSKILEKELGLAVAQRIQKLSFGEDDSPVTSSGPPQSFSEEDSFKKCSSEVEVKNKIEELLASLLNRVCQDGRKPHTVRLIIRRHSSEKPWSRESRNYDAMTPMVDIVMKLFRNMVNMKMPFHLTLLSVCFCNLKALNTAKKGTIDYYLTPSLSTTSRSGKRSFKMKDTHMEDFSKDKETNWDFLPTGRIESTRTGESPLDNTHFSEEKDSNEFPLCSLPEGIDQEVFKQLPVDIQEEILSGKSGEKVQGKGSLSCPLHASRGVLSFFSTKQIQDSPLHPRDHLSNSKQMSSVSPCEPGTSGLNSSSSSYLSSQKDYSHYLDSRLKDERMSQGPKESKGFHFSNTNPTVSVFHSFPNLQSEQLFFKNRTTDSHKQPTATVSRHEGLTENREQDSTDEKITFPSDVDPEVFYELPEEVQKELLADWKRT; from the exons ATGGAGACGCAGGGGGTGGAGCCTGAGGAGGAAGGCGGCCGCGACCAGGAAGAGGACGCGTCTCGGGCCATGGAGCGGTTGGAGGCGGGGGCAGCCGGCAGCTCGCCGGAGCCTGAGGAGTCCGACGATCTTCTTTGGT TTCATGATCAGCTGGAGCCAGCAGGAAGTTCTTCATCCAGAGTCATAGTGCACGTGGATCTGGATTGCTTTTATGCACAAGTAGAAATGATCTCAAATCCGGAACTAAAGGGCAAACCTTTAG gaGTTCAGCAGAAATCTTTGATGGTTACCTGCAACTATGAAGCTAGGAAACTTGGAGTTAAGAAATGTATGAGTGTCAGAGATGCAAAAGAAAAGTGTCCACAACTGGTATTAGTTAATGGAGAAGACTTGACTCGTTACAGAGAGATGTCATATAAGGTTACAG AGTTGTTGGAAGAATTTAGTCCAGTTGTTGAGAGACTCGGATTTGATGAAAATTTTGTGGATCTAACAGTAGTGGTTGAGAAGAGACTACAGCAACTTCAAAGGGATGAACTTTCAGCGCTGACTGTGTCAGGTCATGTATACAGTAATCAGT CCGTAAACCTGCAGGACGTCTTGCACATCAGACTCCTTGTTGGATCTCAGATTGCAGCAGAGATGCGGGAAGCCGTGTACAATCAGCTGGGTCTCACTGGCTGTGCTGGAGTAGCTTCTAATAAATTATTGGCGAAATTAGTTTCTGGTGTCTTTAAACCAAATCAACAAACAGTCTTATTACCTGAAAGTTCTCAAGATCTCGTTTATAGTTTGAACCACATAAAGAAAATACCTG gTATTGGCTATAAAACTACCAAACGTCTTGAAGCTCTGGGTATCAGTAGTGTGCGTGATCTTCAAACCTTTTCATCcaaaatattagaaaaggaaTTAGGACTTGCAGTTGCTCAGCGTATCCAGAAGCTCAGTTTTGGAGAGGATGACTCTCCTGTGACGTCCTCAGGACCACCTCAG TCCTTTAGTGAAgaagattcatttaaaaaatgttcatcaGAAGTTGAAGTTAAAAATAAGATTGAAGAACTACTTGCTAGTCTTTTGAACAG ggTATGCCAAGATGGAAGGAAGCCACATACAGTAAGATTAATAATCCGTCGGCATTCATCTGAAAAGCCCTGGAGCCGTGAGAGTC gaAATTATGATGCGATGACCCCAATGGTTGATATAGTTATGAAACTTTTTCGAAATATGGTGAATATGAAGATGCCATTTCATCTTACCCTTTTAAGTGTGTGCTTCTGCAACCTTAAAGCACTGAATACTGCTAAGAAAGGGACTATTGATTATTATTTAACACCGTCATTATCAACAACTTCACGCTCTGGCAAGCGCAGTTTT aaaatgaaagacactcATATGGAGGATTTttctaaagacaaagaaacaaattGGGATTTTCTACCAACTGGAAGAATTGAAAGTACAAGAACTGGGGAGTCTCCACTAGATAAcacacatttttctgaagaaaaagaCAGTAATGAATTCCCACTCTGCTCACTTCCTGAGGGTATTGACCAGGAAGTATTTAAGCAGCTTCCAGTAGATATTCAAGAAGAAATCCTTTCTGGAAAATCTGGAGAAAAAGTTCAAGGGAAAGGAAGTTTGAGTTGTCCATTACATGCCTCTAGAGGAGTATTATCTTTCTTTTCCACAAAACAAATACAAGATAGTCCCTTACATCCTAGAGATCATTTATCCAATAGCAAACAGATGTCCTCTGTATCTCCCTGTGAACCGGGAACTTCAGGCTTAAATAGCAGTAGTTCCTCTTATCTGTCTAGCCAAAAGGATTATTCACATTATTTAGACAGTAGATTAAAAGATGAACGAATGAGTCAAGGACCTAAAGAATCTAAAGGATTCCACTTTTCAAATACAAACCCCACTGTATCTGTTTtccactcatttccaaatttGCAGAGTGAGCAACTTTTCTTCAAAAACCGAACTACAGATAGCCATAAGCAACCAACAGCAACAGTCTCTCGGCATGAAGGACTAACAGAAAATAGAGAGCAAGACTCTACTGATGAGAAAATTACTTTTCCTTCTGATGTTGATCCTGAAGTTTTCTATGAACTACCAGAAGAAGTACAAAAAGAGTTGTTGGCTGACTGGAAGAGAACATGA
- the POLI gene encoding DNA polymerase iota isoform X1, with amino-acid sequence METQGVEPEEEGGRDQEEDASRAMERLEAGAAGSSPEPEESDDLLWFHDQLEPAGSSSSRVIVHVDLDCFYAQVEMISNPELKGKPLGVQQKSLMVTCNYEARKLGVKKCMSVRDAKEKCPQLVLVNGEDLTRYREMSYKVTELLEEFSPVVERLGFDENFVDLTVVVEKRLQQLQRDELSALTVSGHVYSNQSVNLQDVLHIRLLVGSQIAAEMREAVYNQLGLTGCAGVASNKLLAKLVSGVFKPNQQTVLLPESSQDLVYSLNHIKKIPGIGYKTTKRLEALGISSVRDLQTFSSKILEKELGLAVAQRIQKLSFGEDDSPVTSSGPPQSFSEEDSFKKCSSEVEVKNKIEELLASLLNRVCQDGRKPHTVRLIIRRHSSEKPWSRESRQCPIPSHVIQKLGTGNYDAMTPMVDIVMKLFRNMVNMKMPFHLTLLSVCFCNLKALNTAKKGTIDYYLTPSLSTTSRSGKRSFKMKDTHMEDFSKDKETNWDFLPTGRIESTRTGESPLDNTHFSEEKDSNEFPLCSLPEGIDQEVFKQLPVDIQEEILSGKSGEKVQGKGSLSCPLHASRGVLSFFSTKQIQDSPLHPRDHLSNSKQMSSVSPCEPGTSGLNSSSSSYLSSQKDYSHYLDSRLKDERMSQGPKESKGFHFSNTNPTVSVFHSFPNLQSEQLFFKNRTTDSHKQPTATVSRHEGLTENREQDSTDEKITFPSDVDPEVFYELPEEVQKELLADWKRT; translated from the exons ATGGAGACGCAGGGGGTGGAGCCTGAGGAGGAAGGCGGCCGCGACCAGGAAGAGGACGCGTCTCGGGCCATGGAGCGGTTGGAGGCGGGGGCAGCCGGCAGCTCGCCGGAGCCTGAGGAGTCCGACGATCTTCTTTGGT TTCATGATCAGCTGGAGCCAGCAGGAAGTTCTTCATCCAGAGTCATAGTGCACGTGGATCTGGATTGCTTTTATGCACAAGTAGAAATGATCTCAAATCCGGAACTAAAGGGCAAACCTTTAG gaGTTCAGCAGAAATCTTTGATGGTTACCTGCAACTATGAAGCTAGGAAACTTGGAGTTAAGAAATGTATGAGTGTCAGAGATGCAAAAGAAAAGTGTCCACAACTGGTATTAGTTAATGGAGAAGACTTGACTCGTTACAGAGAGATGTCATATAAGGTTACAG AGTTGTTGGAAGAATTTAGTCCAGTTGTTGAGAGACTCGGATTTGATGAAAATTTTGTGGATCTAACAGTAGTGGTTGAGAAGAGACTACAGCAACTTCAAAGGGATGAACTTTCAGCGCTGACTGTGTCAGGTCATGTATACAGTAATCAGT CCGTAAACCTGCAGGACGTCTTGCACATCAGACTCCTTGTTGGATCTCAGATTGCAGCAGAGATGCGGGAAGCCGTGTACAATCAGCTGGGTCTCACTGGCTGTGCTGGAGTAGCTTCTAATAAATTATTGGCGAAATTAGTTTCTGGTGTCTTTAAACCAAATCAACAAACAGTCTTATTACCTGAAAGTTCTCAAGATCTCGTTTATAGTTTGAACCACATAAAGAAAATACCTG gTATTGGCTATAAAACTACCAAACGTCTTGAAGCTCTGGGTATCAGTAGTGTGCGTGATCTTCAAACCTTTTCATCcaaaatattagaaaaggaaTTAGGACTTGCAGTTGCTCAGCGTATCCAGAAGCTCAGTTTTGGAGAGGATGACTCTCCTGTGACGTCCTCAGGACCACCTCAG TCCTTTAGTGAAgaagattcatttaaaaaatgttcatcaGAAGTTGAAGTTAAAAATAAGATTGAAGAACTACTTGCTAGTCTTTTGAACAG ggTATGCCAAGATGGAAGGAAGCCACATACAGTAAGATTAATAATCCGTCGGCATTCATCTGAAAAGCCCTGGAGCCGTGAGAGTCGTCAGTGCCCTATTCCATCCCACGTAATTCAGAAGTTAGGGACAG gaAATTATGATGCGATGACCCCAATGGTTGATATAGTTATGAAACTTTTTCGAAATATGGTGAATATGAAGATGCCATTTCATCTTACCCTTTTAAGTGTGTGCTTCTGCAACCTTAAAGCACTGAATACTGCTAAGAAAGGGACTATTGATTATTATTTAACACCGTCATTATCAACAACTTCACGCTCTGGCAAGCGCAGTTTT aaaatgaaagacactcATATGGAGGATTTttctaaagacaaagaaacaaattGGGATTTTCTACCAACTGGAAGAATTGAAAGTACAAGAACTGGGGAGTCTCCACTAGATAAcacacatttttctgaagaaaaagaCAGTAATGAATTCCCACTCTGCTCACTTCCTGAGGGTATTGACCAGGAAGTATTTAAGCAGCTTCCAGTAGATATTCAAGAAGAAATCCTTTCTGGAAAATCTGGAGAAAAAGTTCAAGGGAAAGGAAGTTTGAGTTGTCCATTACATGCCTCTAGAGGAGTATTATCTTTCTTTTCCACAAAACAAATACAAGATAGTCCCTTACATCCTAGAGATCATTTATCCAATAGCAAACAGATGTCCTCTGTATCTCCCTGTGAACCGGGAACTTCAGGCTTAAATAGCAGTAGTTCCTCTTATCTGTCTAGCCAAAAGGATTATTCACATTATTTAGACAGTAGATTAAAAGATGAACGAATGAGTCAAGGACCTAAAGAATCTAAAGGATTCCACTTTTCAAATACAAACCCCACTGTATCTGTTTtccactcatttccaaatttGCAGAGTGAGCAACTTTTCTTCAAAAACCGAACTACAGATAGCCATAAGCAACCAACAGCAACAGTCTCTCGGCATGAAGGACTAACAGAAAATAGAGAGCAAGACTCTACTGATGAGAAAATTACTTTTCCTTCTGATGTTGATCCTGAAGTTTTCTATGAACTACCAGAAGAAGTACAAAAAGAGTTGTTGGCTGACTGGAAGAGAACATGA
- the POLI gene encoding DNA polymerase iota isoform X5, whose protein sequence is METQGVEPEEEGGRDQEEDASRAMERLEAGAAGSSPEPEESDDLLWFHDQLEPAGSSSSRVIVHVDLDCFYAQVEMISNPELKGKPLGVQQKSLMVTCNYEARKLGVKKCMSVRDAKEKCPQLVLVNGEDLTRYREMSYKVTELLEEFSPVVERLGFDENFVDLTVVVEKRLQQLQRDELSALTVSGHVYSNQSVNLQDVLHIRLLVGSQIAAEMREAVYNQLGLTGCAGVASNKLLAKLVSGVFKPNQQTVLLPESSQDLVYSLNHIKKIPGIGYKTTKRLEALGISSVRDLQTFSSKILEKELGLAVAQRIQKLSFGEDDSPVTSSGPPQSFSEEDSFKKCSSEVEVKNKIEELLASLLNRVCQDGRKPHTVRLIIRRHSSEKPWSRESRQCPIPSHVIQKLGTGRLQGVELLAFVEIMMR, encoded by the exons ATGGAGACGCAGGGGGTGGAGCCTGAGGAGGAAGGCGGCCGCGACCAGGAAGAGGACGCGTCTCGGGCCATGGAGCGGTTGGAGGCGGGGGCAGCCGGCAGCTCGCCGGAGCCTGAGGAGTCCGACGATCTTCTTTGGT TTCATGATCAGCTGGAGCCAGCAGGAAGTTCTTCATCCAGAGTCATAGTGCACGTGGATCTGGATTGCTTTTATGCACAAGTAGAAATGATCTCAAATCCGGAACTAAAGGGCAAACCTTTAG gaGTTCAGCAGAAATCTTTGATGGTTACCTGCAACTATGAAGCTAGGAAACTTGGAGTTAAGAAATGTATGAGTGTCAGAGATGCAAAAGAAAAGTGTCCACAACTGGTATTAGTTAATGGAGAAGACTTGACTCGTTACAGAGAGATGTCATATAAGGTTACAG AGTTGTTGGAAGAATTTAGTCCAGTTGTTGAGAGACTCGGATTTGATGAAAATTTTGTGGATCTAACAGTAGTGGTTGAGAAGAGACTACAGCAACTTCAAAGGGATGAACTTTCAGCGCTGACTGTGTCAGGTCATGTATACAGTAATCAGT CCGTAAACCTGCAGGACGTCTTGCACATCAGACTCCTTGTTGGATCTCAGATTGCAGCAGAGATGCGGGAAGCCGTGTACAATCAGCTGGGTCTCACTGGCTGTGCTGGAGTAGCTTCTAATAAATTATTGGCGAAATTAGTTTCTGGTGTCTTTAAACCAAATCAACAAACAGTCTTATTACCTGAAAGTTCTCAAGATCTCGTTTATAGTTTGAACCACATAAAGAAAATACCTG gTATTGGCTATAAAACTACCAAACGTCTTGAAGCTCTGGGTATCAGTAGTGTGCGTGATCTTCAAACCTTTTCATCcaaaatattagaaaaggaaTTAGGACTTGCAGTTGCTCAGCGTATCCAGAAGCTCAGTTTTGGAGAGGATGACTCTCCTGTGACGTCCTCAGGACCACCTCAG TCCTTTAGTGAAgaagattcatttaaaaaatgttcatcaGAAGTTGAAGTTAAAAATAAGATTGAAGAACTACTTGCTAGTCTTTTGAACAG ggTATGCCAAGATGGAAGGAAGCCACATACAGTAAGATTAATAATCCGTCGGCATTCATCTGAAAAGCCCTGGAGCCGTGAGAGTCGTCAGTGCCCTATTCCATCCCACGTAATTCAGAAGTTAGGGACAG GTAGATTacaaggagtggaattgctggctttTGTG gaAATTATGATGCGATGA
- the POLI gene encoding DNA polymerase iota isoform X4 has product METQGVEPEEEGGRDQEEDASRAMERLEAGAAGSSPEPEESDDLLWFHDQLEPAGSSSSRVIVHVDLDCFYAQVEMISNPELKGKPLGVQQKSLMVTCNYEARKLGVKKCMSVRDAKEKCPQLVLVNGEDLTRYREMSYKVTELLEEFSPVVERLGFDENFVDLTVVVEKRLQQLQRDELSALTVSGHVYSNQSVNLQDVLHIRLLVGSQIAAEMREAVYNQLGLTGCAGVASNKLLAKLVSGVFKPNQQTVLLPESSQDLVYSLNHIKKIPGIGYKTTKRLEALGISSVRDLQTFSSKILEKELGLAVAQRIQKLSFGEDDSPVTSSGPPQSFSEEDSFKKCSSEVEVKNKIEELLASLLNRVCQDGRKPHTVRLIIRRHSSEKPWSRESRQCPIPSHVIQKLGTVMKNGAVNIYVQVIGRVYTFFYLR; this is encoded by the exons ATGGAGACGCAGGGGGTGGAGCCTGAGGAGGAAGGCGGCCGCGACCAGGAAGAGGACGCGTCTCGGGCCATGGAGCGGTTGGAGGCGGGGGCAGCCGGCAGCTCGCCGGAGCCTGAGGAGTCCGACGATCTTCTTTGGT TTCATGATCAGCTGGAGCCAGCAGGAAGTTCTTCATCCAGAGTCATAGTGCACGTGGATCTGGATTGCTTTTATGCACAAGTAGAAATGATCTCAAATCCGGAACTAAAGGGCAAACCTTTAG gaGTTCAGCAGAAATCTTTGATGGTTACCTGCAACTATGAAGCTAGGAAACTTGGAGTTAAGAAATGTATGAGTGTCAGAGATGCAAAAGAAAAGTGTCCACAACTGGTATTAGTTAATGGAGAAGACTTGACTCGTTACAGAGAGATGTCATATAAGGTTACAG AGTTGTTGGAAGAATTTAGTCCAGTTGTTGAGAGACTCGGATTTGATGAAAATTTTGTGGATCTAACAGTAGTGGTTGAGAAGAGACTACAGCAACTTCAAAGGGATGAACTTTCAGCGCTGACTGTGTCAGGTCATGTATACAGTAATCAGT CCGTAAACCTGCAGGACGTCTTGCACATCAGACTCCTTGTTGGATCTCAGATTGCAGCAGAGATGCGGGAAGCCGTGTACAATCAGCTGGGTCTCACTGGCTGTGCTGGAGTAGCTTCTAATAAATTATTGGCGAAATTAGTTTCTGGTGTCTTTAAACCAAATCAACAAACAGTCTTATTACCTGAAAGTTCTCAAGATCTCGTTTATAGTTTGAACCACATAAAGAAAATACCTG gTATTGGCTATAAAACTACCAAACGTCTTGAAGCTCTGGGTATCAGTAGTGTGCGTGATCTTCAAACCTTTTCATCcaaaatattagaaaaggaaTTAGGACTTGCAGTTGCTCAGCGTATCCAGAAGCTCAGTTTTGGAGAGGATGACTCTCCTGTGACGTCCTCAGGACCACCTCAG TCCTTTAGTGAAgaagattcatttaaaaaatgttcatcaGAAGTTGAAGTTAAAAATAAGATTGAAGAACTACTTGCTAGTCTTTTGAACAG ggTATGCCAAGATGGAAGGAAGCCACATACAGTAAGATTAATAATCCGTCGGCATTCATCTGAAAAGCCCTGGAGCCGTGAGAGTCGTCAGTGCCCTATTCCATCCCACGTAATTCAGAAGTTAGGGACAG TTATGAAAAATGGTGCTGTGAACATTTATGTGCAAGTCATTGGACGGGTATATACTTTCTTTTATCTTAGGTAG